The nucleotide sequence CCGGCCAATGTGCTGCGCGAGATCGTCGGGCTGCCCAAGCAGGGCAAACTGACCACCCGGGTCTCGATGTTCGCCAACCGCTACCCGCTCAGGGACGCCCTGGCCCTTTTTGGCGCCTGCAAGCAGGTGGGCGCGCAAAAACCTCAATAGGCTTACGTATTTTCTTTTAAAGACGGCAGCGCCCGCTCAAGTTCGAGTTCGTCGTGAATGGGAATGCCGAAGTCGCCCTTTTCAGGGATAGATGGTTTAAGGCGGCGGGCGCGGTCAACGGCGCCGGGGTGGACGGCCACGAGGCGAAAGCCGCGGCGGAGGTAAAAACGCAGGGCGTCGAGGTTGTCGTTGGTGGTCACAAGCCAGAGGCGCCGGCAGCCGGCGGCAAGGGCAGCTCCGGCAACGGCCTCGACCAGGGCTGTCCCGATGCCCACGCGCGGCAGCATGGCGTCGAGGGAGACGATCTCGCACTCCGTCGCCTCGATGCGGAAGGTGACGAGGCCGTGGATGTTTTCTCCGGCCGCGGCCAGGAAGCCCTGAAGCTCTGCGGGACGGTAAATCGAATCGTGCACGGCCACCAGCGGAGCGCCCCAGCGCTCTTCGATGATGCGCTCGACCCGTTCGCGGTCGGCATCCGTCACTGCCCGGATGGCAGCGGATGGTGATCGGGGAAGCGAATTTCCGGTTTTCATACGATCATTTTATTTTAAAAAACATCTTTTGCCAATCCGGCGCGGTCAGCGGCGGAATAGTTCCAGGATCGCCGGGGTGACGTCGCTGAGGTCGTTGATTCTGGCGCGCAGGAATTCGCC is from Candidatus Aminicenantes bacterium and encodes:
- a CDS encoding GNAT family N-acetyltransferase, with amino-acid sequence MKTGNSLPRSPSAAIRAVTDADRERVERIIEERWGAPLVAVHDSIYRPAELQGFLAAAGENIHGLVTFRIEATECEIVSLDAMLPRVGIGTALVEAVAGAALAAGCRRLWLVTTNDNLDALRFYLRRGFRLVAVHPGAVDRARRLKPSIPEKGDFGIPIHDELELERALPSLKENT